The following are encoded in a window of Schistocerca gregaria isolate iqSchGreg1 unplaced genomic scaffold, iqSchGreg1.2 ptg000720l, whole genome shotgun sequence genomic DNA:
- the LOC126320417 gene encoding T-cell immunomodulatory protein: MSAGGPQYERLCLVFFLLSVVYFSASLLGYDRTQPGSAFVLASRSDGFSPMNFFSGDSSGYIGAIGDFNSDKYNDLFIIASNGNSIKLWCWNQSSSYFHYCDVCIGLEEGQAINSIEAADFNYDGKLDLLVQYSEKSFSESDDNYLRLYFGNGAEIIGHVNLTPSVGQVMIVQAESSADPPIPRLLGNWRDSENVTYRAYWTMGADKTWHTTKCMDGRQRFSSPNSNAILDLDGDCAADLFLSTENEHEIWLYDKKSGDHVYSSSIQVAKGQGLITFADVDGDGSVDAIFPICSTEDNCVEVSQIRIVYNLQLPICQFFYSKNCRSSSKLCRADPDFKFPPFETADGENTADVVTIPVGDSDGFHLNSKGSPIPLRLRAADYNLDRFPDLLVPVTSSVTGASRVQLWENVKCTPSTCGVDATRKQRRWFQPKVFGLESLLEYSNSFSAIWVDVGETATYDIVLMYQSNAEQPTYQIQGFRNNFLNGYFIKLLGLNGLCVIDCGVKNLRYAGLYGVNQHGLTFKYTLSDLDTRQVASVVPQLPQSSYHSIQPPYSICGIGRPGNYIDYIYMGVPSNSLRGYFRSWPGIIPNSQVVVIPHPLSMPNSWIMELYISPSGALPWIALVVFISLLLSGIVILVLQYKERREDELEKKRKAHLFSFRAL; this comes from the exons ATGAGTGCTGGAGGTCCGCAGTACGAGCGACTATGCCTAGTCTTTTTTTTGCTTTCCGTGGTTTACTTTAGTGCCTCCTTGTTGGGCTACGACAGAACTCAGCCCGGGTCTGCGTTTGTCTTGGCTTCTCGGTCGGATGGGTTTTCGCCGATGAACTTTTTTTCAGGAGATTCGTCTGGCTATATTGGAGCCATTGGCGATTTCAACAGCGATAAATA CAACGACCTGTTTATCATAGCCTCGAATGGCAACAGtataaaattgtggtgctggaatcAAT CCTCTAGTTATTTTCACTACTGCGACGTCTGTATTGGCTTGGAGGAGGGTCAGGCGATAAACAGTATAGAGGCCGCCGACTTCAATTACGACGGAAAACTGGACTTACTTGTACAATATTCCGAAAAGTCCTTCTCGGAGAGTGATGATAATTATTTGAGGTTGTATTTTGGAAATGGTGCCGAGATCATTGGACATGTCAATCTTACGCCATCTGTGGGACAGGTGATGATTGTTCAAGCTGAGAGCTCCGCCGATCCGCCGATACCAAGACTTTTAGGAAATTGGCGTGATAGTGAAAATGTCACTTATAGGGCGTATTGGACTATGGGAGCGGACAAGACGTGGCACACGACCAAATGTATGGATGGTAGGCAGCGTTTCAGCTCGCCAAATTCTAATGCTATTTTGGATCTTGACGGCGATTGCGCGGCTGACTTGTTTCTTTCTACTGAAAACGAACACGAGATTTGGTTGTACGATAAGAAATCTGGTGACCATGTCTATTCTTCCAGTATCCAGGTTGCCAAAGGTCAGGGCTTGATCACATTTGCTGACGTTGATGGCGACGGGAGCGTTGATGCCATATTTCCGATTTGCTCTACAGAAGACAATTGCGTTGAAGTGAGTCAAATTCGTATCGTCTACAACCTGCAACTGCCAATTTGCCAATTCTTCTACTCTAAAAATTGCCGTAGCTCGTCCAAGCTTTGCAGAGccgatcctgattttaagtttcctccatttgagaccGCTGATGGCGAAAATACGGCTGATGTGGTTACTATCCCCGTCGGAGACTCTGATGGCTTCCATCTCAACTCGAAGGGGAGTCCGATTCCTCTTCGACTAAGGGCTGCTGACTACAATCTTGACCGTTTCCCGGATCTGCTGGTTCCGGTGACCTCCAGCGTTACTGGCGCGTCCCGCGTTCAGTTGTGGGAAAATGTCAAATGCACTCCGTCCACGTGCGGCGTCGATGCTACTCGAAAACAACGGAGATGGTTCCAACCTAAGGTTTTCGGGCTAGAATCGTTGCTTGAGTATAGCAATTCCTTTAGTGCGATCTGGGTGGACGTCGGCGAGACCGCCACTTATGACATCGTTTTGATGTACCAGTCTAACGCCGAGCAGCCAACTTACCAAATCCAGGGCTTCCGAAACAATTTTCTCAATGGATATTTCATTAAATTATTGGGGCTCAACGGCTTGTGCGTTATCGACTGCGGCGTTAAGAATTTACGGTACGCCGGTCTCTATGGAGTCAACCAGCACGGTCTGACTTTCAAATACACTTTGTCGGACCTGGACACCAGACAAGTCGCCAGCGTTGTACCTCAACTTCCTCAGAGCTCCTATCACTCGATTCAGCCTCCTTATTCCATTTGCGGGATTGGAAGGCCTGGCAATTACATTGACTACATCTATATGGGCGTCCCTTCAAATTCCCTGCGCGGATACTTCCGCTCTTGGCCTGGCATCATTCCAAATTCACAAGTCGTCGTCATACCCCACCCCCTTTCCATGCCAAATTCGTGGATCATGGAACTGTATATTTCCCCGTCGGGCGCGTTGCCGTGGATCGCATTAGTCGTTTTTATTTCTCTGCTCCTGTCCGGCATCGTCATCCTAGTCCTTCAGTACAAAGAACGCAGAGAGGACGAATTGGAGAAGAAACGAAAAGCGCACCTTTTCTCTTTCAGAGCACTCTGA
- the LOC126320416 gene encoding FACT complex subunit SPT16-like isoform X1, whose product MTNKDIKFNSSLFFRQLSRLNQNWKSNAASWKDSCALVLSLGEDFGKRAKKTRAIQYYLLQHDLENTLIVLTPTAFWICSASNKVDQLREVLKVNGEQATVPGVRLVKMTTPKEEACYDDVITDIRRAARDVRRLGVVQRDAEFMIESWRATVNRAGFEQIDVEEAWSNLFAIKEENEVQCTRTSAMIASSLFKKVIMHMETIIDEGSLITHDRFVEEYILKYFANPALISKQLSNNAGQVSSALVPVVQSGSECSLDEPFNSNSNMHFKTIIIELGVRFKSLCTSLARTYMIDANKVIRKTYNFTLELQTSLIALLVPGTVMSTVYKTAVQTIQESRPQLQRYFVKACGWSVGVEAEDSLYRFSEGCSKTLRENMVVQVRVGFANVPIAGPSEGRSESSAERFSVLLSDTVLVTSTKPEVLTRVANKYTDNSYSIQDEEDQEEVVEVKVKDENKAAHKKKSNESNQWEYSGASNAEEPRIVTRRSTRVAMVENSDEEAKRQIHQKQLAIKQREEMLKRYANGDRKLSVDKPEKAKDSISYNSGRDYPPELRRNRIYIDMNCETVFFPLFGQSVPFHIRTIKSAVKSEDYLKVTFRHPGAPQADEVFKDPSATFVKEILFHVADTASLNEHTRLLNELKKRVQDRESEKKAIESLVVQEPLQKSLRPGPKLGNLFIRPSLGGSSKVTGVLEVHQNGFRYTTSKRAVLDVIYKNIKYAFFQPAENDAIVLIHFHLYHAIMIGKKKSFDVQFYDQVIDTYQDSGAVTSWNDNDEIEREQRERDHINNQNKRFKNFVEEVETFSGNTIEFERPYRDLGFYGVYGRENVFLMPTMNCLISLIQIPFFILPLDEVEVVFFERVHFSIRNIDITFVLKDYYKPPIHLSTINRESLHMIKRWLDSCNTKYYSSKANLNWKSFMERIRRDCLGFWEDGGWDTYERQDESDESDSKEDEEEEDFEPSGSDSEDYDCYLSEDDEEVESEEDDEIVDSSEEENAWPGSKKEAKNKKKARSWQDEEDRNSSKKKK is encoded by the exons ATGACGAACAAAGACATAAAATTCAACAGCAGTCTATTTTTCCGGCAGCTGAGCAGGCTGAATCAGAATTGGAAA TCTAACGCAGCTAGCTGGAAGGATTCGTGTGCGCTTGTGCTGTCGCTGGGGGAAGATTTTGGTAAGAGGGCGAAGAAGACCAGAGCGATACAGTATTATTTGCTACAACATGATTTGGAAAACACATTGATAGTGCTGACTCCGACGGCGTTTTGGATTTGCTCGGCGTCGAATAAGGTTGACCAGCTGAGGGAGGTGTTGAAGGTTAATGGAGAACAGGCAACCGTGCCCGGGGTACGTCTTGTCAAAATGACTACACCCAAAGAGGAAGCATGTTACGATGATGTTATAACGGACATTCGAAGAGCAGCGAGGGATGTGCGGAGATTGGGGGTGGTTCAGAGAGACGCTGAATTTATGATAGAGAGTTGGCGCGCGACAGTGAATAGGGCTGGGTTTGAGCAAATAGACGTGGAGGAGGCGTGGAGTAATTTATTCGCAATCAAAGAGGAGAACGAGGTGCAGTGTACGCGTACAAGTGCAATGATTGCCTCTTCCCTGTTCAAAAAGGTTATAATGCATATGGAAACGATTATAGACGAGGGGAGTTTGATCACCCACGACAGATTTGTCGAAGAGTACATTCTTAAGTATTTTGCGAATCCGGCGTTGATTTCTAAGCAGCTGAGCAATAATGCGGGTCAAGTGAGTTCTGCTTTAGTTCCGGTTGTTCAGTCAGGAAGTGAGTGCTCGCTCGACGAGCCCTTCAATTCTAATAGCAATATGCATTTCAAAACGATCATTATAGAGCTGGGCGTGCGATTCAAGTCCCTTTGCACCAGTTTGGCGCGAACGTACATGATTGACGCCAACAAAGTGATTAGGAAGACTTATAACTTTACGCTGGAGCTCCAGACGTCGCTCATTGCTCTGTTGGTTCCTGGGACGGTCATGAGTACCGTTTACAAGACTGCCGTTCAAACGATTCAGGAGTCGCGCCCGCAGCTGCAGAGGTATTTCGTGAAGGCTTGCGGTTGGAGTGTGGGCGTGGAGGCGGAGGATTCTCTATACCGATTTAGCGAAGGCTGTTCCAAAACGCTTCGAGAGAACATGGTCGTACAAGTTCGCGTCGGGTTTGCGAATGTGCCGATTGCTGGCCCGTCGGAGGGCAGAAGTGAGTCCAGCGCTGAGCGCTTTTCCGTCCTGTTGTCCGACACGGTGCTGGTGACGTCGACCAAGCCCGAGGTGCTCACGAGGGTAGCCAATAAGTACACTGACAACAGCTATTCGATTCAAGACGAAGAAGATCAGGAAGAGGTCGTGGAGGTAAAGGTTAAGGACGAAAACAAGGCGGCGCACAAGAAAAAGAGCAACGAGTCGAATCAATGGGAATACTCCGGTGCTTCCAACGCAGAGGAGCCGCGCATAGTGACTCGGAGGTCAACGCGCGTTGCGATGGTCGAAAATTCAGATGAGGAAGCTAAGCGGCAGATTCACCAAAAGCAGCTGGCGATCAAGCAACGAGAAGAGATGCTCAAGCGCTACGCGAATGGAGACCGCAAGTTGTCCGTTGACAAGCCGGAGAAAGCCAAAGACAGCATATCCTACAACAGTGGGCGTGATTATCCACCTGAGCTGCGCAGAAATCGTATATACATCGATATGAACTGTGAAACTGTGTTTTTCCCGCTTTTCGGACAATCCGTGCCTTTTCACATTCGGACTATCAAATCCGCGGTCAAGTCAGAGGACTATCTGAAGGTGACCTTCCGACATCCCGGAGCGCCTCAAGCCGACGAAGTGTTCAAAGACCCCAGTGCCACCTTCGTCAAAGAGATTTTGTTTCACGTCGCAGACACCGCTTCTCTCAACGAGCACACTCGGCTTTTGAACGAGCTAAAGAAGCGCGTCCAGGACCGCGAGAGCGAGAAGAAAGCCATCGAGTCTCTCGTGGTTCAGGAGCCGCTGCAAAAATCCTTGCGTCCGGGGCCCAAACTCGGCAATCTCTTCATACGTCCCAGTCTCGGTGGGAGCAGCAAAGTGACCGGCGTGTTGGAGGTGCACCAGAACGGATTCCGATACACCACCTCGAAACGAGCGGTTCTCGACGTCATCTATAAAAACATCAAGTACGCATTTTTCCAGCCGGCGGAGAACGACGCCATCGTCCTCATTCACTTTCATCTGTACCACGCTATCATGATCGGGAAAAAAAAGTCATTCGACGTCCAATTTTACGACCAGGTGATCGACACCTATCAAGACAGCGGTGCCGTCACGAGCTGGAATGACAACGACGAGATAGAGCGCGAACAGCGCGAGCGAGACCACATCAACAACCAAAACAAACGGTTTAAAAATTTTGTAGAAGAAGTCGAGACGTTTTCTGGAAACACCATTGAATTCGAGCGCCCATATCGCGATTTGGGCTTCTACGGCGTCTACGGACGAGAAAATGTGTTCCTCATGCCCACAATGAACTGCTTAATCAGCCTGATCCAAATTCCATTCTTTATTTTACCTCTAGACGAAGTAGAAGTCGTGTTCTTTGAACGGGTTCATTTCTCGATTCGTAACATCGACATCACCTTCGTCCTCAAAGACTACTATAAGCCGCCTATCCATCTCAGCACCATCAACCGCGAGTCCCTGCACATGATCAAACGGTGGCTCGACAGCTGCAACACCAAGTACTACAGCTCCAAGGCGAACCTGAATTGGAAGTCCTTCATGGAGCGCATTCGCCGAGACTGCTTGGGATTTTGGGAGGATGGGGGCTGGGACACCTACGAGCGCCAGGACGAAAGCGACGAAAGCGAttcaaaagaagacgaagaagaggAGGACTTTGAGCCCAGTGGCTCAGACAGCGAGGACTACGACTGCTATTTGTCGGAGGACGACGAGGAGGTGGAATCAGAGGAGGACGACGAGATAGTAGACTCATCGGAAGAAGAAAATGCATGGCCGGGCTCCAAGAAAGAGGCAAAAAACAAGAAAAAGGCAAGGTCGTGGCAGGATGAAGAAGACAGAAATAGCTCGAAAAAGAAAAAATAG
- the LOC126320416 gene encoding FACT complex subunit SPT16-like isoform X3 → MIESWRATVNRAGFEQIDVEEAWSNLFAIKEENEVQCTRTSAMIASSLFKKVIMHMETIIDEGSLITHDRFVEEYILKYFANPALISKQLSNNAGQVSSALVPVVQSGSECSLDEPFNSNSNMHFKTIIIELGVRFKSLCTSLARTYMIDANKVIRKTYNFTLELQTSLIALLVPGTVMSTVYKTAVQTIQESRPQLQRYFVKACGWSVGVEAEDSLYRFSEGCSKTLRENMVVQVRVGFANVPIAGPSEGRSESSAERFSVLLSDTVLVTSTKPEVLTRVANKYTDNSYSIQDEEDQEEVVEVKVKDENKAAHKKKSNESNQWEYSGASNAEEPRIVTRRSTRVAMVENSDEEAKRQIHQKQLAIKQREEMLKRYANGDRKLSVDKPEKAKDSISYNSGRDYPPELRRNRIYIDMNCETVFFPLFGQSVPFHIRTIKSAVKSEDYLKVTFRHPGAPQADEVFKDPSATFVKEILFHVADTASLNEHTRLLNELKKRVQDRESEKKAIESLVVQEPLQKSLRPGPKLGNLFIRPSLGGSSKVTGVLEVHQNGFRYTTSKRAVLDVIYKNIKYAFFQPAENDAIVLIHFHLYHAIMIGKKKSFDVQFYDQVIDTYQDSGAVTSWNDNDEIEREQRERDHINNQNKRFKNFVEEVETFSGNTIEFERPYRDLGFYGVYGRENVFLMPTMNCLISLIQIPFFILPLDEVEVVFFERVHFSIRNIDITFVLKDYYKPPIHLSTINRESLHMIKRWLDSCNTKYYSSKANLNWKSFMERIRRDCLGFWEDGGWDTYERQDESDESDSKEDEEEEDFEPSGSDSEDYDCYLSEDDEEVESEEDDEIVDSSEEENAWPGSKKEAKNKKKARSWQDEEDRNSSKKKK, encoded by the coding sequence ATGATAGAGAGTTGGCGCGCGACAGTGAATAGGGCTGGGTTTGAGCAAATAGACGTGGAGGAGGCGTGGAGTAATTTATTCGCAATCAAAGAGGAGAACGAGGTGCAGTGTACGCGTACAAGTGCAATGATTGCCTCTTCCCTGTTCAAAAAGGTTATAATGCATATGGAAACGATTATAGACGAGGGGAGTTTGATCACCCACGACAGATTTGTCGAAGAGTACATTCTTAAGTATTTTGCGAATCCGGCGTTGATTTCTAAGCAGCTGAGCAATAATGCGGGTCAAGTGAGTTCTGCTTTAGTTCCGGTTGTTCAGTCAGGAAGTGAGTGCTCGCTCGACGAGCCCTTCAATTCTAATAGCAATATGCATTTCAAAACGATCATTATAGAGCTGGGCGTGCGATTCAAGTCCCTTTGCACCAGTTTGGCGCGAACGTACATGATTGACGCCAACAAAGTGATTAGGAAGACTTATAACTTTACGCTGGAGCTCCAGACGTCGCTCATTGCTCTGTTGGTTCCTGGGACGGTCATGAGTACCGTTTACAAGACTGCCGTTCAAACGATTCAGGAGTCGCGCCCGCAGCTGCAGAGGTATTTCGTGAAGGCTTGCGGTTGGAGTGTGGGCGTGGAGGCGGAGGATTCTCTATACCGATTTAGCGAAGGCTGTTCCAAAACGCTTCGAGAGAACATGGTCGTACAAGTTCGCGTCGGGTTTGCGAATGTGCCGATTGCTGGCCCGTCGGAGGGCAGAAGTGAGTCCAGCGCTGAGCGCTTTTCCGTCCTGTTGTCCGACACGGTGCTGGTGACGTCGACCAAGCCCGAGGTGCTCACGAGGGTAGCCAATAAGTACACTGACAACAGCTATTCGATTCAAGACGAAGAAGATCAGGAAGAGGTCGTGGAGGTAAAGGTTAAGGACGAAAACAAGGCGGCGCACAAGAAAAAGAGCAACGAGTCGAATCAATGGGAATACTCCGGTGCTTCCAACGCAGAGGAGCCGCGCATAGTGACTCGGAGGTCAACGCGCGTTGCGATGGTCGAAAATTCAGATGAGGAAGCTAAGCGGCAGATTCACCAAAAGCAGCTGGCGATCAAGCAACGAGAAGAGATGCTCAAGCGCTACGCGAATGGAGACCGCAAGTTGTCCGTTGACAAGCCGGAGAAAGCCAAAGACAGCATATCCTACAACAGTGGGCGTGATTATCCACCTGAGCTGCGCAGAAATCGTATATACATCGATATGAACTGTGAAACTGTGTTTTTCCCGCTTTTCGGACAATCCGTGCCTTTTCACATTCGGACTATCAAATCCGCGGTCAAGTCAGAGGACTATCTGAAGGTGACCTTCCGACATCCCGGAGCGCCTCAAGCCGACGAAGTGTTCAAAGACCCCAGTGCCACCTTCGTCAAAGAGATTTTGTTTCACGTCGCAGACACCGCTTCTCTCAACGAGCACACTCGGCTTTTGAACGAGCTAAAGAAGCGCGTCCAGGACCGCGAGAGCGAGAAGAAAGCCATCGAGTCTCTCGTGGTTCAGGAGCCGCTGCAAAAATCCTTGCGTCCGGGGCCCAAACTCGGCAATCTCTTCATACGTCCCAGTCTCGGTGGGAGCAGCAAAGTGACCGGCGTGTTGGAGGTGCACCAGAACGGATTCCGATACACCACCTCGAAACGAGCGGTTCTCGACGTCATCTATAAAAACATCAAGTACGCATTTTTCCAGCCGGCGGAGAACGACGCCATCGTCCTCATTCACTTTCATCTGTACCACGCTATCATGATCGGGAAAAAAAAGTCATTCGACGTCCAATTTTACGACCAGGTGATCGACACCTATCAAGACAGCGGTGCCGTCACGAGCTGGAATGACAACGACGAGATAGAGCGCGAACAGCGCGAGCGAGACCACATCAACAACCAAAACAAACGGTTTAAAAATTTTGTAGAAGAAGTCGAGACGTTTTCTGGAAACACCATTGAATTCGAGCGCCCATATCGCGATTTGGGCTTCTACGGCGTCTACGGACGAGAAAATGTGTTCCTCATGCCCACAATGAACTGCTTAATCAGCCTGATCCAAATTCCATTCTTTATTTTACCTCTAGACGAAGTAGAAGTCGTGTTCTTTGAACGGGTTCATTTCTCGATTCGTAACATCGACATCACCTTCGTCCTCAAAGACTACTATAAGCCGCCTATCCATCTCAGCACCATCAACCGCGAGTCCCTGCACATGATCAAACGGTGGCTCGACAGCTGCAACACCAAGTACTACAGCTCCAAGGCGAACCTGAATTGGAAGTCCTTCATGGAGCGCATTCGCCGAGACTGCTTGGGATTTTGGGAGGATGGGGGCTGGGACACCTACGAGCGCCAGGACGAAAGCGACGAAAGCGAttcaaaagaagacgaagaagaggAGGACTTTGAGCCCAGTGGCTCAGACAGCGAGGACTACGACTGCTATTTGTCGGAGGACGACGAGGAGGTGGAATCAGAGGAGGACGACGAGATAGTAGACTCATCGGAAGAAGAAAATGCATGGCCGGGCTCCAAGAAAGAGGCAAAAAACAAGAAAAAGGCAAGGTCGTGGCAGGATGAAGAAGACAGAAATAGCTCGAAAAAGAAAAAATAG
- the LOC126320416 gene encoding FACT complex subunit SPT16-like isoform X2: protein MENRQPCPGAARDVRRLGVVQRDAEFMIESWRATVNRAGFEQIDVEEAWSNLFAIKEENEVQCTRTSAMIASSLFKKVIMHMETIIDEGSLITHDRFVEEYILKYFANPALISKQLSNNAGQVSSALVPVVQSGSECSLDEPFNSNSNMHFKTIIIELGVRFKSLCTSLARTYMIDANKVIRKTYNFTLELQTSLIALLVPGTVMSTVYKTAVQTIQESRPQLQRYFVKACGWSVGVEAEDSLYRFSEGCSKTLRENMVVQVRVGFANVPIAGPSEGRSESSAERFSVLLSDTVLVTSTKPEVLTRVANKYTDNSYSIQDEEDQEEVVEVKVKDENKAAHKKKSNESNQWEYSGASNAEEPRIVTRRSTRVAMVENSDEEAKRQIHQKQLAIKQREEMLKRYANGDRKLSVDKPEKAKDSISYNSGRDYPPELRRNRIYIDMNCETVFFPLFGQSVPFHIRTIKSAVKSEDYLKVTFRHPGAPQADEVFKDPSATFVKEILFHVADTASLNEHTRLLNELKKRVQDRESEKKAIESLVVQEPLQKSLRPGPKLGNLFIRPSLGGSSKVTGVLEVHQNGFRYTTSKRAVLDVIYKNIKYAFFQPAENDAIVLIHFHLYHAIMIGKKKSFDVQFYDQVIDTYQDSGAVTSWNDNDEIEREQRERDHINNQNKRFKNFVEEVETFSGNTIEFERPYRDLGFYGVYGRENVFLMPTMNCLISLIQIPFFILPLDEVEVVFFERVHFSIRNIDITFVLKDYYKPPIHLSTINRESLHMIKRWLDSCNTKYYSSKANLNWKSFMERIRRDCLGFWEDGGWDTYERQDESDESDSKEDEEEEDFEPSGSDSEDYDCYLSEDDEEVESEEDDEIVDSSEEENAWPGSKKEAKNKKKARSWQDEEDRNSSKKKK from the exons ATGGAGAACAGGCAACCGTGCCCGGG AGCAGCGAGGGATGTGCGGAGATTGGGGGTGGTTCAGAGAGACGCTGAATTTATGATAGAGAGTTGGCGCGCGACAGTGAATAGGGCTGGGTTTGAGCAAATAGACGTGGAGGAGGCGTGGAGTAATTTATTCGCAATCAAAGAGGAGAACGAGGTGCAGTGTACGCGTACAAGTGCAATGATTGCCTCTTCCCTGTTCAAAAAGGTTATAATGCATATGGAAACGATTATAGACGAGGGGAGTTTGATCACCCACGACAGATTTGTCGAAGAGTACATTCTTAAGTATTTTGCGAATCCGGCGTTGATTTCTAAGCAGCTGAGCAATAATGCGGGTCAAGTGAGTTCTGCTTTAGTTCCGGTTGTTCAGTCAGGAAGTGAGTGCTCGCTCGACGAGCCCTTCAATTCTAATAGCAATATGCATTTCAAAACGATCATTATAGAGCTGGGCGTGCGATTCAAGTCCCTTTGCACCAGTTTGGCGCGAACGTACATGATTGACGCCAACAAAGTGATTAGGAAGACTTATAACTTTACGCTGGAGCTCCAGACGTCGCTCATTGCTCTGTTGGTTCCTGGGACGGTCATGAGTACCGTTTACAAGACTGCCGTTCAAACGATTCAGGAGTCGCGCCCGCAGCTGCAGAGGTATTTCGTGAAGGCTTGCGGTTGGAGTGTGGGCGTGGAGGCGGAGGATTCTCTATACCGATTTAGCGAAGGCTGTTCCAAAACGCTTCGAGAGAACATGGTCGTACAAGTTCGCGTCGGGTTTGCGAATGTGCCGATTGCTGGCCCGTCGGAGGGCAGAAGTGAGTCCAGCGCTGAGCGCTTTTCCGTCCTGTTGTCCGACACGGTGCTGGTGACGTCGACCAAGCCCGAGGTGCTCACGAGGGTAGCCAATAAGTACACTGACAACAGCTATTCGATTCAAGACGAAGAAGATCAGGAAGAGGTCGTGGAGGTAAAGGTTAAGGACGAAAACAAGGCGGCGCACAAGAAAAAGAGCAACGAGTCGAATCAATGGGAATACTCCGGTGCTTCCAACGCAGAGGAGCCGCGCATAGTGACTCGGAGGTCAACGCGCGTTGCGATGGTCGAAAATTCAGATGAGGAAGCTAAGCGGCAGATTCACCAAAAGCAGCTGGCGATCAAGCAACGAGAAGAGATGCTCAAGCGCTACGCGAATGGAGACCGCAAGTTGTCCGTTGACAAGCCGGAGAAAGCCAAAGACAGCATATCCTACAACAGTGGGCGTGATTATCCACCTGAGCTGCGCAGAAATCGTATATACATCGATATGAACTGTGAAACTGTGTTTTTCCCGCTTTTCGGACAATCCGTGCCTTTTCACATTCGGACTATCAAATCCGCGGTCAAGTCAGAGGACTATCTGAAGGTGACCTTCCGACATCCCGGAGCGCCTCAAGCCGACGAAGTGTTCAAAGACCCCAGTGCCACCTTCGTCAAAGAGATTTTGTTTCACGTCGCAGACACCGCTTCTCTCAACGAGCACACTCGGCTTTTGAACGAGCTAAAGAAGCGCGTCCAGGACCGCGAGAGCGAGAAGAAAGCCATCGAGTCTCTCGTGGTTCAGGAGCCGCTGCAAAAATCCTTGCGTCCGGGGCCCAAACTCGGCAATCTCTTCATACGTCCCAGTCTCGGTGGGAGCAGCAAAGTGACCGGCGTGTTGGAGGTGCACCAGAACGGATTCCGATACACCACCTCGAAACGAGCGGTTCTCGACGTCATCTATAAAAACATCAAGTACGCATTTTTCCAGCCGGCGGAGAACGACGCCATCGTCCTCATTCACTTTCATCTGTACCACGCTATCATGATCGGGAAAAAAAAGTCATTCGACGTCCAATTTTACGACCAGGTGATCGACACCTATCAAGACAGCGGTGCCGTCACGAGCTGGAATGACAACGACGAGATAGAGCGCGAACAGCGCGAGCGAGACCACATCAACAACCAAAACAAACGGTTTAAAAATTTTGTAGAAGAAGTCGAGACGTTTTCTGGAAACACCATTGAATTCGAGCGCCCATATCGCGATTTGGGCTTCTACGGCGTCTACGGACGAGAAAATGTGTTCCTCATGCCCACAATGAACTGCTTAATCAGCCTGATCCAAATTCCATTCTTTATTTTACCTCTAGACGAAGTAGAAGTCGTGTTCTTTGAACGGGTTCATTTCTCGATTCGTAACATCGACATCACCTTCGTCCTCAAAGACTACTATAAGCCGCCTATCCATCTCAGCACCATCAACCGCGAGTCCCTGCACATGATCAAACGGTGGCTCGACAGCTGCAACACCAAGTACTACAGCTCCAAGGCGAACCTGAATTGGAAGTCCTTCATGGAGCGCATTCGCCGAGACTGCTTGGGATTTTGGGAGGATGGGGGCTGGGACACCTACGAGCGCCAGGACGAAAGCGACGAAAGCGAttcaaaagaagacgaagaagaggAGGACTTTGAGCCCAGTGGCTCAGACAGCGAGGACTACGACTGCTATTTGTCGGAGGACGACGAGGAGGTGGAATCAGAGGAGGACGACGAGATAGTAGACTCATCGGAAGAAGAAAATGCATGGCCGGGCTCCAAGAAAGAGGCAAAAAACAAGAAAAAGGCAAGGTCGTGGCAGGATGAAGAAGACAGAAATAGCTCGAAAAAGAAAAAATAG